In a genomic window of Dyadobacter fermentans DSM 18053:
- a CDS encoding DedA family protein: MDSIVEFFQYILNSEEIIRTGGLLVITFIVFAENGLFFAFFLPGDYLVFLAGVFCGTGILDVPILILLTSMLTAAILGSLVGYIFGKYFGDMFENRPDSFFFKKKHIETTRNYFEKYGSRTLIISRFLPIVRTFAPILAGLVKMPFTSFLVNNVVGGMIWIFTLTGGGYLFGEKFPWIVDYVQYIILFFLAITTFTVIKGYLNARKEMAE, encoded by the coding sequence ATGGATTCAATTGTCGAGTTTTTCCAGTATATACTTAATTCAGAGGAGATCATCCGCACTGGCGGGCTTCTGGTGATCACATTTATTGTATTTGCTGAAAACGGGTTGTTTTTCGCATTCTTCCTGCCGGGCGACTACCTCGTGTTCCTCGCCGGCGTGTTCTGCGGCACCGGCATTCTCGACGTACCCATTCTGATCTTGCTCACAAGCATGCTAACCGCCGCGATACTGGGTTCGCTGGTAGGGTATATTTTCGGAAAGTACTTCGGCGATATGTTCGAAAACCGGCCTGATTCCTTCTTTTTTAAGAAAAAACACATTGAAACCACCCGAAATTATTTTGAAAAATACGGGAGTAGGACATTGATTATCAGTCGTTTCCTGCCGATCGTCCGCACATTTGCGCCTATTCTTGCTGGGCTTGTCAAAATGCCGTTTACTTCGTTCCTTGTCAACAATGTGGTGGGCGGGATGATCTGGATCTTCACTTTAACGGGCGGAGGTTACCTGTTCGGGGAGAAATTCCCGTGGATCGTCGACTACGTGCAGTACATTATATTATTCTTCCTCGCAATCACCACTTTCACGGTTATCAAGGGTTATCTGAACGCCCGCAAGGAAATGGCCGAATAG
- a CDS encoding helix-turn-helix domain-containing protein has translation MGLAIWGFQKAAKFVKSLKNKHTMTDFGSNFRKLREWAGLSQEALGASLNVSASVINRIENNKRRLDIQILQNLANALQLDVALVVAVMFKGKSALPKQRAEKALPVPA, from the coding sequence ATGGGCTTAGCTATTTGGGGATTTCAAAAAGCCGCTAAATTTGTCAAGTCACTCAAAAACAAGCACACTATGACGGATTTCGGGAGTAATTTCAGGAAGCTGAGGGAATGGGCAGGACTATCCCAGGAGGCATTGGGAGCTAGTTTGAATGTGTCGGCTTCCGTGATCAACAGAATTGAGAATAACAAAAGGAGACTGGACATTCAGATACTGCAAAACCTTGCGAACGCTTTGCAGCTCGATGTGGCGCTGGTAGTGGCGGTAATGTTTAAAGGGAAGTCGGCATTGCCCAAGCAGCGGGCGGAGAAAGCGTTGCCGGTCCCCGCCTGA
- a CDS encoding gamma carbonic anhydrase family protein, translating into MALVKSVRGHHPTFHESCWFAENATIVGDVVMGENCTVWFNAVIRGDVNSIRIGHHSNVQDGAVIHCTYQRFATTIGNYVSIAHNAIVHGCTIEDHVLIGMGAIVMDGAVVGEGAIIAAGAIVTQGTKVPPGTIYAGNPAKYLKDVSPELNAAIDRTANNYLIYSGWFKEEEGSK; encoded by the coding sequence ATGGCATTGGTAAAATCTGTCCGCGGACACCACCCGACGTTCCACGAGAGTTGCTGGTTTGCAGAAAACGCCACCATTGTGGGCGACGTGGTAATGGGTGAAAATTGTACTGTGTGGTTCAACGCGGTGATCCGCGGCGACGTGAACAGTATCCGCATCGGGCATCATTCCAATGTTCAGGATGGCGCCGTGATCCACTGCACGTACCAGCGCTTCGCGACGACGATCGGCAACTACGTCTCCATCGCGCACAACGCCATCGTACATGGCTGCACGATCGAAGACCACGTGCTCATCGGCATGGGCGCGATCGTCATGGACGGCGCGGTCGTGGGTGAAGGCGCAATCATCGCCGCCGGGGCGATCGTCACCCAAGGCACCAAAGTCCCTCCCGGCACCATTTACGCCGGTAACCCTGCCAAATACCTGAAAGACGTCTCACCGGAATTGAATGCGGCCATCGACCGGACGGCGAATAACTATCTGATTTATTCGGGGTGGTTTAAGGAGGAAGAAGGATCAAAATAG
- a CDS encoding YqgE/AlgH family protein, with amino-acid sequence MPSAAKVSKGSLLIAKPFLGDPNFERGVILMCEHNEEGSFGFVLNQTTDLFLGDVLEETIYQDITLHLGGPVEKNTLHFIHRRPDLVTGGTEIMKDVYWGGDFNNVKTLLNLNTLKQEDVMFFIGYSGWSGGQLDDEIKQDSWIISSTSSDFLFSTPPGNFWREVLRSMGGEYRSIAHYPIDPRLN; translated from the coding sequence ATGCCGTCAGCCGCAAAAGTTTCAAAAGGAAGCTTGCTTATCGCCAAGCCTTTTCTGGGCGATCCCAATTTTGAGAGGGGAGTGATTCTCATGTGTGAGCATAATGAAGAAGGAAGCTTTGGTTTTGTGCTGAACCAAACGACGGACCTTTTCCTGGGCGATGTGCTTGAAGAAACTATCTACCAGGATATTACATTGCATTTGGGTGGCCCTGTCGAGAAGAATACGCTGCATTTCATCCACCGCCGCCCCGACCTCGTCACGGGCGGTACAGAGATTATGAAGGATGTTTACTGGGGAGGCGATTTCAACAATGTGAAAACACTGCTCAACCTGAACACGCTGAAACAGGAAGACGTTATGTTTTTCATTGGCTACTCTGGATGGAGCGGCGGCCAGCTCGATGATGAGATCAAACAGGATTCCTGGATTATCTCATCCACCAGCTCCGATTTCCTTTTTTCAACACCGCCCGGCAACTTCTGGCGCGAAGTTCTCCGCAGTATGGGCGGCGAATACCGCTCCATTGCCCATTATCCCATCGATCCCCGGCTCAACTGA
- a CDS encoding metallophosphoesterase: MNRTFFFIILAFILFAIDWYVWQGLKLAIRGLAPLTQRWIGGAYWALTVLTLGAYIGMQLLPPDYFKSTTRTFVVAFIAIPYLSKLLAVVILLIDDIRRFFQWIVSFFAPSVATPSPETGEPTIPRSQFLATTAVVAGAGLMGTFAYGILSGAHDYRIRRVKVPLKNLPRQFHGMKIAQLSDIHSGSFFNKTAVKGGVEMLMKEKPDIAFFTGDLVNDRAMEVKDYIHIFDKVKAPLGVHSVLGNHDYGDYFHWADVQSKTNNLSDLKKAHELLGWKLMLDENRPITVDGESIGLIGIQNWGAGNFAKYGNLEKAYAHTDEYPVKILLSHDPSHWEAQVLPKYKDIDLALAGHTHGMQFGVEIGKVKWSPVQYRYKRWAGLYQEEDQYLYVNRGFGYLGYPGRVGILPEITILELVKA, from the coding sequence ATGAATCGAACCTTCTTTTTTATCATACTTGCATTCATCCTGTTTGCCATCGACTGGTACGTCTGGCAGGGCTTGAAACTGGCCATTCGCGGCCTCGCTCCTTTGACACAACGCTGGATCGGCGGCGCATATTGGGCGCTGACCGTGCTCACTTTGGGCGCTTACATCGGCATGCAATTGCTCCCGCCGGATTATTTCAAAAGCACTACCCGCACATTTGTAGTCGCATTCATCGCCATTCCCTATCTCTCGAAACTGCTGGCGGTAGTGATCCTGCTGATCGACGACATCCGCCGCTTTTTTCAATGGATCGTCAGCTTTTTCGCTCCTTCCGTTGCAACGCCTTCGCCTGAAACCGGCGAGCCGACGATTCCGCGTTCACAGTTCCTGGCGACCACGGCTGTGGTTGCAGGGGCCGGTTTAATGGGCACGTTTGCATATGGAATCCTTTCGGGAGCGCACGATTACCGCATTCGCCGTGTGAAGGTGCCTTTGAAAAACCTTCCGCGACAGTTTCACGGCATGAAGATCGCCCAACTTTCCGACATCCACTCGGGTAGTTTTTTCAATAAAACAGCGGTGAAGGGCGGTGTGGAAATGTTGATGAAGGAAAAGCCGGATATCGCATTCTTCACCGGCGACCTGGTGAACGACCGGGCGATGGAGGTGAAGGATTATATCCATATTTTCGACAAAGTAAAAGCGCCGCTGGGTGTGCATTCGGTACTCGGCAACCACGATTATGGCGACTACTTCCACTGGGCGGACGTGCAGTCGAAAACCAATAATCTCTCAGATCTGAAAAAAGCGCATGAATTGCTGGGCTGGAAGCTGATGCTGGACGAAAACCGGCCCATTACCGTCGATGGCGAATCAATCGGGCTGATTGGCATTCAGAACTGGGGCGCGGGTAATTTTGCCAAATATGGAAACCTCGAAAAGGCTTATGCGCATACCGATGAATACCCGGTTAAAATATTGCTCTCGCACGATCCCAGCCATTGGGAAGCACAGGTTTTGCCGAAATATAAAGACATAGACCTTGCGCTTGCCGGTCACACACACGGGATGCAATTCGGTGTGGAAATCGGTAAAGTGAAGTGGAGCCCGGTGCAGTACCGCTACAAGCGATGGGCGGGACTTTACCAGGAGGAAGATCAGTACTTGTACGTCAACCGCGGATTTGGATATTTAGGGTATCCGGGCCGCGTGGGTATCCTCCCCGAAATCACAATCCTGGAATTGGTTAAAGCATAA
- the gcvP gene encoding aminomethyl-transferring glycine dehydrogenase: MKVNLRNQDKFENRHHGKDEQELQEMLKTIGAGSVDELIDQTLPSAIRLPKPLNLPRPKSEQEFLQYIKRVASKNAVLKSYIGTGYYDTITPNVILRNILENPAWYTAYTPYQAEIAQGRLEMLLNFQTVVTDLTGMEIANASLLDEATAAAEAMTMLYALKGASRKKANTFFVSELCHPQTIDLIYTRAKPIGIDVVVGNHATVDLTDETIYAALVQYPATNGEVIDYTDFIASAHELGVTVAVAADLLALTLLKSPGEMGADVVIGSSQRFGVPMGYGGPHAAYFATKDAYKRQIPGRIIGVSVDGEGNRALRMALQTREQHIRREKATSNICTAQVLLAVIAGAYSVYHGPEGIKGIAARVHGLTRLFVDTVKKFNYEVTTENYFDTVTVKTPLTRKLREQALKYGINLCYHGDESLSVSFDEAKTFDDVIALLNVFAEVSGFQGEMVIEEELDFSLPENLVRTSEYLTHPVFNTHHTEHEMLRYLKSLENKDLSLVHSMISLGSCTMKLNATAEMIPLTWPEFGAIHPFAPTNQVGGYAQLVSELNTWLCEITGFAAMSFQPNSGAQGEYAGLMAIRAYHESRGDAHRNVALIPSSAHGTNPASAVMAGMKVVVTKCDERGNIDVEDLRAKAEQHANDLSCLMVTYPSTHGVYEESIIEICEMIHSFGGQVYMDGANMNAQVGLTSPASIGADVCHLNLHKTFCIPHGGGGPGVGPIGVAEHLMPFLPGHVNFSTQPEYLPNGQAGAVSAAPYGSASILTISYAYIAMMGGEGLTNATKYAILNANYIKERLNGHYEVLYTGANGRCAHEMIVDCRGFKAAGVEAEDLAKRLMDYGFHAPTLSFPVAGTLMIEPTESESKAELDRFCDAMIAIRNEIREVEEGIADRNDNVLKNAPHTSRVLLSENWTRSYSREKAAFPLPYLRFNKFWPSVSRVDSAYGDRNLICSCIPVEAYAEAEEAN, from the coding sequence ATGAAAGTTAATCTTCGAAACCAGGACAAGTTTGAAAACCGTCACCACGGTAAAGATGAACAGGAATTGCAGGAAATGTTGAAGACCATCGGGGCCGGGTCAGTGGATGAACTGATTGACCAGACTCTGCCTTCTGCGATTCGTCTACCAAAACCGTTGAATTTGCCGAGGCCCAAATCGGAGCAGGAATTTTTACAATACATTAAAAGAGTTGCTTCCAAAAACGCAGTGCTGAAATCCTATATCGGCACGGGCTACTACGATACCATCACACCGAACGTCATTCTGAGGAATATCCTCGAAAACCCGGCCTGGTATACAGCATATACACCTTACCAGGCTGAAATCGCACAGGGCCGCCTTGAAATGCTCCTGAACTTCCAAACGGTGGTAACCGACCTCACTGGAATGGAGATCGCGAATGCATCGTTGCTCGACGAAGCGACTGCCGCGGCTGAGGCAATGACCATGCTTTATGCATTGAAAGGTGCTTCTAGAAAGAAAGCGAACACCTTTTTCGTGTCGGAACTTTGCCACCCGCAAACGATCGACCTGATCTACACCCGCGCGAAGCCGATCGGCATCGATGTGGTGGTGGGTAACCACGCGACGGTGGATCTGACCGACGAAACCATTTACGCCGCGCTTGTTCAGTACCCTGCTACCAATGGTGAGGTGATCGATTATACCGATTTTATCGCGTCTGCGCACGAGCTGGGTGTTACAGTGGCCGTCGCGGCAGATCTGCTTGCATTAACGCTCCTGAAATCGCCGGGCGAAATGGGCGCCGATGTGGTGATCGGTTCTTCGCAACGCTTTGGCGTGCCGATGGGCTATGGCGGTCCGCATGCTGCTTACTTCGCGACGAAAGATGCTTACAAGCGCCAGATCCCGGGCCGCATTATCGGGGTTTCGGTGGATGGCGAGGGCAACCGGGCATTGCGCATGGCATTGCAGACGCGGGAGCAGCACATCCGCCGCGAAAAAGCTACTTCCAACATTTGTACTGCACAAGTATTGCTGGCAGTTATCGCCGGTGCCTATTCAGTATACCACGGTCCTGAGGGCATTAAGGGCATCGCGGCACGCGTGCATGGCCTTACCCGCCTGTTTGTGGATACGGTGAAGAAATTCAATTATGAGGTTACTACCGAAAATTATTTCGATACGGTAACGGTCAAGACGCCACTGACGCGCAAACTGCGTGAGCAGGCCTTGAAATACGGCATTAACCTTTGCTACCACGGCGACGAAAGCCTTTCGGTTTCTTTTGATGAGGCTAAGACTTTCGACGATGTGATCGCATTGCTGAATGTATTTGCGGAAGTTTCAGGCTTCCAGGGCGAGATGGTGATCGAGGAAGAGCTGGATTTCTCGCTGCCTGAAAATCTGGTGAGAACGTCGGAATACCTGACACACCCCGTTTTCAACACGCATCACACCGAGCACGAAATGCTCCGCTATCTGAAATCATTGGAAAACAAAGACCTTTCTTTGGTACATTCCATGATCTCGCTGGGTAGCTGCACTATGAAGCTGAATGCCACTGCCGAAATGATCCCGCTTACATGGCCGGAATTTGGCGCGATCCACCCGTTTGCGCCTACGAACCAGGTGGGCGGCTATGCGCAGCTGGTGAGTGAATTGAATACCTGGCTTTGTGAAATCACTGGTTTTGCAGCGATGTCCTTCCAGCCAAACTCGGGTGCGCAAGGCGAATATGCAGGCTTGATGGCTATTCGCGCTTACCACGAGAGCCGCGGCGATGCACACCGTAACGTGGCTTTGATCCCGTCGTCGGCACACGGAACCAACCCTGCATCCGCTGTAATGGCCGGTATGAAAGTGGTGGTAACGAAATGCGACGAGCGCGGTAATATCGACGTGGAAGACCTGCGTGCGAAAGCGGAGCAACATGCCAATGACCTGTCGTGTTTGATGGTAACTTACCCTTCCACGCACGGCGTTTACGAAGAAAGCATTATCGAGATCTGCGAAATGATCCATTCATTTGGCGGACAAGTTTATATGGATGGCGCGAACATGAATGCGCAGGTAGGCCTTACGAGCCCCGCCAGCATTGGTGCCGACGTTTGCCACCTCAATTTGCACAAAACATTCTGTATCCCTCACGGCGGCGGCGGCCCGGGCGTAGGTCCGATCGGCGTGGCCGAGCATCTGATGCCGTTCCTGCCAGGACACGTCAATTTCAGCACACAGCCGGAATATTTGCCAAACGGACAAGCCGGAGCGGTTTCCGCGGCACCTTACGGCAGCGCGAGCATTCTCACGATTTCTTACGCGTACATCGCGATGATGGGCGGCGAAGGATTGACCAATGCAACGAAATACGCGATCCTGAATGCGAACTACATCAAAGAACGCCTGAACGGCCACTACGAAGTGCTTTATACCGGCGCAAATGGCCGCTGTGCGCATGAAATGATCGTTGACTGCCGTGGCTTCAAAGCCGCCGGCGTAGAAGCGGAGGATTTGGCAAAACGCCTTATGGACTATGGCTTCCACGCACCAACGCTCTCATTCCCGGTGGCAGGCACATTGATGATTGAACCGACCGAATCCGAATCGAAAGCGGAACTGGATCGTTTCTGCGACGCAATGATCGCCATCCGCAACGAAATCCGCGAAGTGGAAGAGGGCATTGCCGACCGTAATGATAACGTTTTGAAGAATGCGCCGCATACTTCCCGCGTGTTGCTCAGCGAAAACTGGACGCGCTCTTACAGCCGGGAAAAAGCCGCATTCCCGCTGCCATACCTGCGATTCAACAAGTTCTGGCCAAGCGTAAGCCGCGTAGACAGCGCTTACGGGGACCGCAACCTGATCTGTTCTTGCATCCCGGTGGAAGCTTACGCGGAAGCAGAAGAAGCGAACTAA
- a CDS encoding NADH-quinone oxidoreductase subunit J family protein → MNSAVSFFYFLSFLTILSAVMVVVSRNPIHSVLYLILTFFTLSGHYILLNAQFLAAVNIIVYAGAIMVLFLFVIMFLNMKQDQEESKTNLTKIAATIVGGTVFVILFGAYRKTAIEPFNPQTYDSQIGMIESLGHMLFRDYLLPFELASILLLVAMVGAVLLGKREIGERHF, encoded by the coding sequence ATGAATTCAGCAGTTTCATTTTTTTACTTTCTATCCTTCCTCACCATCCTCAGCGCAGTGATGGTGGTGGTATCGCGTAACCCCATTCACAGCGTGCTGTACCTGATCCTGACGTTCTTTACGCTCTCAGGGCACTACATCCTGCTGAATGCGCAGTTTCTGGCGGCGGTAAATATCATCGTGTACGCAGGAGCGATTATGGTACTTTTCCTCTTCGTGATCATGTTTTTGAATATGAAGCAGGACCAGGAGGAGTCTAAAACGAATCTCACCAAAATAGCCGCCACAATCGTCGGCGGGACGGTGTTCGTGATCCTTTTCGGCGCTTACCGCAAAACGGCTATCGAGCCATTCAATCCGCAGACTTACGATTCACAGATCGGTATGATCGAGAGCCTGGGCCATATGCTTTTCCGGGATTATCTGTTGCCATTTGAATTGGCATCTATCCTGTTGCTTGTGGCGATGGTGGGGGCAGTATTATTAGGTAAAAGAGAGATCGGCGAGCGGCATTTTTAA
- a CDS encoding NuoI/complex I 23 kDa subunit family protein, with protein MQLTNRSKQVSNKEMTLAERAYLPAIATGLAITIKHFFSKKVTIQYPEVKRYLGPVFRGRHILKRDAEGRERCTACGLCAVACPAEAISMVAAERVKGEENLYREEKYAAVYEVNMLRCIFCGLCEEACPKQAVYLRHDEFVPVFTERDQVIWGKDLLVEDMNNRYTREAWTKEEARALDAKRASGEVTNVVPRAIP; from the coding sequence ATGCAATTGACAAATCGCTCAAAGCAAGTAAGCAATAAAGAAATGACGCTGGCGGAGCGCGCCTACCTGCCTGCTATTGCAACAGGTCTGGCGATTACCATCAAGCACTTTTTTTCGAAGAAAGTAACGATCCAATACCCGGAAGTAAAACGGTACCTCGGTCCGGTTTTCCGTGGAAGACATATTTTGAAAAGAGACGCAGAAGGCCGTGAACGTTGTACAGCCTGCGGTCTGTGCGCGGTAGCATGCCCAGCCGAAGCGATTTCAATGGTGGCAGCCGAGCGCGTGAAAGGGGAAGAGAACCTGTATCGCGAAGAAAAATATGCGGCGGTATACGAAGTGAACATGCTGCGCTGCATTTTCTGCGGCCTTTGCGAGGAAGCCTGCCCGAAACAGGCCGTTTACCTGCGCCACGACGAGTTTGTACCGGTATTCACCGAACGCGACCAGGTAATCTGGGGCAAAGACCTCCTCGTGGAAGATATGAATAACCGCTACACCCGCGAAGCCTGGACGAAGGAAGAAGCGCGCGCGCTGGATGCCAAAAGAGCGAGCGGCGAAGTTACCAACGTTGTTCCACGAGCTATTCCCTGA
- the nuoH gene encoding NADH-quinone oxidoreductase subunit NuoH, producing the protein MTLVEFLVKTATIVAVFGLTLVIAMYSTWAERKVAGFIQDRSGPNRAGWGGLLQPLADAGKMFFKEDFIPALANKWLFIAGPSLAMLTALLASAVIPFGSTFRINGHEVALQGVESNIGILYVFGVVALGVYGIMVGGWASNNKFSLLGAIRAASQNISYEVAMGLSLIAILMMSSSLSLGEIVAQQHGMNWNIFYQPLGFIIFITCSFAECNRVPFDLPECETELVGGYHTEYGSMKLGFYLFAEYINMFISSAIISVLYFGGYNYPGMDFVYDQLVKSFGTEVGHNIATLIGTAVFFGKALFFVFFYMWVRWTIPRFRYDQLMNLGWKKLIPLAIFNIIITGAAVLFLKPVITAWLN; encoded by the coding sequence ATGACATTAGTAGAATTTTTGGTTAAAACCGCAACCATCGTCGCTGTCTTCGGGCTCACGCTGGTGATCGCGATGTACTCCACATGGGCCGAACGTAAAGTGGCAGGTTTCATTCAGGACCGCAGCGGCCCTAACCGTGCCGGTTGGGGCGGATTGTTGCAGCCGCTTGCCGATGCCGGTAAAATGTTCTTTAAAGAGGACTTTATTCCCGCATTAGCCAACAAATGGCTCTTTATCGCCGGTCCCAGCTTGGCAATGCTTACGGCGTTGCTGGCAAGTGCGGTAATCCCATTCGGCAGCACATTCCGCATTAACGGCCATGAAGTGGCATTGCAGGGCGTGGAATCGAACATTGGTATTTTGTACGTTTTCGGCGTTGTGGCGCTGGGTGTGTACGGTATTATGGTCGGTGGCTGGGCTTCTAACAACAAATTTTCGCTGCTCGGAGCGATCCGCGCGGCTTCTCAGAACATCAGCTACGAGGTAGCCATGGGCCTTTCGCTCATCGCGATTTTGATGATGAGCAGCTCGCTTTCACTGGGCGAAATCGTAGCGCAGCAGCACGGTATGAACTGGAATATCTTCTACCAGCCGCTGGGTTTCATCATTTTCATCACCTGCTCATTTGCGGAATGTAACCGCGTGCCTTTCGACCTGCCCGAATGTGAAACGGAGCTCGTAGGGGGTTACCACACGGAATACGGCAGTATGAAGCTCGGTTTCTACCTGTTTGCCGAATATATCAACATGTTCATTTCCTCGGCGATCATTTCCGTGCTCTATTTCGGTGGTTACAACTATCCGGGAATGGACTTCGTGTATGACCAGTTGGTGAAATCGTTCGGTACGGAGGTGGGCCATAACATCGCCACCTTGATCGGTACAGCTGTTTTCTTTGGAAAAGCATTGTTCTTCGTGTTCTTCTACATGTGGGTGCGCTGGACGATCCCGCGTTTCCGCTACGACCAGTTGATGAACCTGGGCTGGAAAAAGCTGATCCCTCTTGCTATTTTTAACATCATTATCACCGGTGCAGCCGTGCTTTTTTTGAAGCCCGTAATCACCGCGTGGTTGAATTAA
- a CDS encoding 2Fe-2S iron-sulfur cluster-binding protein, protein MEEVKPQLLKITFDGIEVEVEPGTTIMQAARKIAEADDSQGHLVPPAMCYYKPLTASGGKCRACLVKVTAGSAKDPRPMPKLVPSCITQVQDGMVVENTTNEAVLDTRKSIVEFLLINHPLDCPICDQAGECHLQDFAFEHGSVKTRYEEERRTFDKIDIGPYVQLHMTRCILCYRCVYTADQITNKRVHGVMNRGDASEISTYIEKAIDNDFSGNVIDVCPVGALTDKTFRFKNRVWFTKPEDAHRDCDKCCGKTTLWYRGDEVIRVTARKNTWGEVTDFICNTCRFEKKNTSDWVLEGPTKVKRSSVISANKYRKDLVAKPDFALKLAATQFKQIDDSRPYVTDEETIRHQSIENNDKANHRSLAANNN, encoded by the coding sequence ATGGAAGAAGTTAAACCCCAATTATTGAAAATTACATTCGATGGCATCGAGGTCGAAGTAGAACCGGGCACAACCATCATGCAGGCGGCGCGCAAAATCGCCGAGGCAGATGACAGCCAGGGACACCTCGTTCCGCCGGCGATGTGCTACTATAAACCGCTTACCGCTTCCGGAGGTAAATGCCGCGCTTGTTTGGTGAAAGTTACCGCAGGCTCAGCCAAAGACCCCCGCCCGATGCCGAAACTCGTTCCTTCCTGCATTACACAGGTTCAGGATGGAATGGTGGTTGAAAACACCACCAACGAAGCGGTACTCGATACCCGCAAGAGCATTGTAGAATTCCTGCTGATCAATCACCCGCTCGACTGCCCTATCTGCGACCAGGCCGGTGAATGCCATTTGCAGGATTTTGCATTTGAGCACGGTTCGGTGAAAACGCGCTACGAGGAAGAAAGAAGGACTTTTGATAAAATCGATATCGGCCCGTACGTGCAGCTGCACATGACGCGCTGCATTCTCTGCTACCGCTGCGTGTACACTGCCGACCAGATCACCAACAAGCGTGTTCACGGCGTAATGAACCGCGGGGATGCTTCGGAAATCAGCACTTACATCGAAAAAGCGATCGATAACGACTTCTCCGGAAACGTGATCGACGTGTGCCCGGTAGGTGCATTGACCGACAAGACATTCCGCTTCAAAAACCGCGTATGGTTCACCAAGCCCGAAGACGCACACCGCGATTGCGACAAATGCTGCGGTAAAACGACTTTGTGGTACCGTGGTGATGAAGTAATCCGCGTGACTGCCCGCAAGAATACCTGGGGTGAGGTGACCGACTTCATTTGCAATACCTGCCGTTTTGAGAAGAAAAACACCAGCGACTGGGTTTTGGAAGGTCCTACCAAAGTGAAACGCAGCTCGGTGATTTCCGCCAACAAATACCGCAAAGACCTGGTAGCCAAACCCGATTTCGCATTGAAACTGGCAGCAACGCAGTTCAAACAGATCGACGACTCGCGCCCGTATGTGACCGACGAGGAAACGATCCGTCACCAAAGCATCGAGAATAACGATAAGGCCAACCACCGTTCGCTGGCGGCCAACAACAATTAA